The Cydia splendana chromosome 2, ilCydSple1.2, whole genome shotgun sequence nucleotide sequence ttttattaagaaCCTACCTACAATAGCTTGGAATattacctaggtagtaggtacctacatatgaaaCCTGAAACACTTCAGCAGATGCTTTAGTAGGTATATAGTGAAAGTCTGAGTTAGATTAAGGGATGTCCTAAAGGGAACGGGTTAACATATAAGGATACACATATGTAAACATGAAACAAACAAATACAAATGATAGGAACTTTTattatcattaaaataaaatcttttaGGTACAATACAAATCGAATAAATCTctaagaaaaacattttttcagtTATGAACATTAGCGCGTCTTCGCCTCACGGCGTCGACATTCTGTATCTTCTGGTACTTATCGATGGCGGACTTGACTAAAGTGGCGGCAGTGCTGATATTCTCCAGGCGCTCGGGAGTGATGAGCGAGCGCATCTCTTCGTGGATGGGCCCAACGCCGTGGAACGCGATGGTGCACAAGTTCGTGTACGTGCAGACGCCGATGGTCATTAAAGAGCCGAGGAGTAGTACGAAGATACTGCCGAAGAGCCAGGAGATTGCTCTGCCTGCGTAGTTGACGATCGTCTGAAAAACATTAGTAATTATAATATGGCCTGATAACTTTAATTTGTAATCAATCCTCATCAATTAATCCTTACCCTCGAGTCCGGAACTTGGCTCCATAACAAACTGAACGGAGATGTGTCGGGTTCGTAATAATTTCCGACGCTGTTGCCATACACGTCGTATCtggatacaaaataaataaaataatatttaatgaataCCAAAGATATTATGATAAACAAAAGTACTTTGAAAACCAGAGTACTCATATTATTAACGATTAATTATAACTTGAAGGACGAGATAGCGAGTCTAGAGATAGAGTAAGACAGAGTATTAAGACAGAAAGGCGACTAATTACAGCAAAAACGGTTTACAGCTGTGAACACAAGGGTGTTACCACTATTTTGGAAACTCGTCAAATGTAATGAACTAATAATGATTTGACCACTGGTTACTTACCCATTGGCCTGAGGGTAGCCATCGTAGCCGTATCCTGGGGCATATGGAATGTCCGGATACGTCAACTCAGGTTGAACTGGCACGAACGCGTAGTTGGGTATTTGTTGATTGTCCTGAAAAAAAATGAatctataatatatttaatacataaatcttgaaaaaaaaacgaaataccTCAGGGcttaaaagtacctacctatctaataTTGCCGTTTGTTTGGATAACATCAAATAAATTAACTGATCATCACACAATTATTAAAATCCGGCATTCGTCAAATACCTAATACAATTTCGAAATTGCCAAAAGTTGCACATAATAAAGTCGATAATAAGAATATTAAAGTGCTTACAACTCTGTTCACTTCAGAAGCTGCTCCGTTCGGCTGGTCCGCCAACATCTGATCGTACTTCACGACTGAACCCGTGGGCTTGACGGGGTGCACATTCACCCGCCCAGTCTCTTTGTCTTCAGCTCTGTAGATCGGGCGAGGGTCCAACTCGGGCTCCGACGCCTTCTTAGACACAGGATGGGTGGACACTGGCTCGGCATTAGGATCGGGGTTAAAGGCAGTCTCCTGCAAGCTGTGTCGTGGTAACTCTGCTGAGAGTACAGCGCTCGCTATGCAGAGGATTGATAGTAACTTGAACATctgcaataaatacaatacatatgATACATGAATAATCACAAGGGgctttaaaattacttataggctcaaagtttatatttttattttttgcataTTTACAGTACATCAGGTACCTAATGCTAATCATTAAATCCAATTAATCTAAGCACTAATAAAAAACCTATCACAATTTCTTACTCAAAAATAGGAAGGTACCTACAGGTTGATGAAGATCAGAACCACGCTATGAGTTCAACTGATACGAGTACAATATAAAAAACAGGTAAAAAGTTCGAGTCACTTACCTTAGCAATTTCTCAGCACGTAGTGACCACGGCAGAATCTCACCAATAACTATTTGTTTAAAGTTCATCCCTCACCCTATTTATAGGGAATCCCTAAGAGGAGGTACCATGGAAGCTTTTGGTTATCGCTAGAGCATTGTTCCAAGTAAAACAAAGCCGATAAGGATTCGTCAAATAAATGGAATGCGCAAAAACATTTAGTGCATTTTTCGTCgctctttttttttattgaaaacataccAGATGTTGTTTATAACGGGAACCCTATACTGGTGAGCTGTCTTGTAGCCTTTAGGTTATCATTTTAAAGGCGGAATTTGTTTCCCAAAAATAAggtagataaataaaaaattgttaagCATACGATGGAAGGCACCCAATTCTGACGATATATTTTGGCACGGAGCGAGAGCGCTAGTATTTCGAGTCAGAAATGGATGGTTTCACTGGAGTTAAagactctacttttcatttcaatTGGCAATGAATCCCATGACttggcataggcactagtttttacgaaagcgactgctatctgaccttccaacccagagggtaaactagatcTTATTGGGATTACGATGTTCCCCTCGGTCGGTAAgtaaggtacagtcagctgcagagagagCTGAACTCCCCTGCATACAATTAGTCTATGGAGAGGTCACCTCACTCTGCAGCTGACTGCACATAATGTTATCATATGAATTTAGGAGGTTTACACTCTTAGCCGAGCTGTATTTAGTCCGTCTTATAATTTTGAAAGGAATCTAAGAATTCTCAATTATAACATCTGGCGTTCAGGCCGTACCTAACAGCAAGCCGTTCATTCTTTTAGGATAATGGTTCCTAATCCATTTAGATACCTGCGTTATTGCTGCATTGACACGTGTATTTAAATGACGGTCTGTGTAAACAATAAATTATACACAACTTTTACAACTACCAATAAAGGTAGacccttaatatttttttatggtttCTTTAAAACCATTTGTAAAAGGTTATgagaaataaaaagaaat carries:
- the LOC134805322 gene encoding uncharacterized protein LOC134805322 isoform X1, which gives rise to MFKLLSILCIASAVLSAELPRHSLQETAFNPDPNAEPVSTHPVSKKASEPELDPRPIYRAEDKETGRVNVHPVKPTGSVVKYDQMLADQPNGAASEVNRVDNQQIPNYAFVPVQPELTYPDIPYAPGYGYDGYPQANGYDVYGNSVGNYYEPDTSPFSLLWSQVPDSRTIVNYAGRAISWLFGSIFVLLLGSLMTIGVCTYTNLCTIAFHGVGPIHEEMRSLITPERLENISTAATLVKSAIDKYQKIQNVDAVRRRRANVHN